Proteins found in one Octopus sinensis unplaced genomic scaffold, ASM634580v1 Contig19907, whole genome shotgun sequence genomic segment:
- the LOC115232198 gene encoding protein PXR1-like — KKTRDRKKEKKARKEIERERNQRKKEKEGKNARARKERERKRNERKKEINERVRERKKDKTETMGRKEEEKK, encoded by the exons aagaaaacgagagacagaaagaaggagaaaaaagcgagaaaggaaatagagagagaaagaaaccagaggaagaaa gagaaagaaggaaagaatgcgagagcgagaaaagaaagagagagaaaaagaaacgagaggaagaaagagataaatgaaagagtgagagagaggaagaaggataaaacgGAAACGatgggaagaaaagaagaagaaaaaaag